A part of Magnetospirillum sp. genomic DNA contains:
- a CDS encoding ETC complex I subunit yields MDKPARVYKPAKTAMQSGRAKTHAWVLEFEPGAAKRPDALMGWAGSSDTSGQLQLRFATQEEALAYAQHHGIAVELGVPQASRIRPKAYADNFKYDRVR; encoded by the coding sequence ATGGACAAGCCTGCGCGCGTCTACAAGCCCGCCAAAACCGCCATGCAATCCGGGCGTGCCAAGACCCATGCCTGGGTGCTCGAATTCGAGCCGGGTGCCGCCAAGCGCCCGGATGCGCTTATGGGCTGGGCCGGTTCCTCCGACACGTCGGGCCAATTGCAGCTGCGCTTCGCAACCCAGGAAGAAGCGCTCGCCTATGCCCAACACCACGGCATTGCGGTCGAACTCGGCGTGCCGCAGGCGTCGCGCATCCGGCCCAAAGCCTATGCCGACAATTTCAAATACGATCGCGTTCGCTGA
- the metC gene encoding cystathionine beta-lyase, with protein sequence MKSDTKVTTLGRDPEANFGVVNPPVYHASTILFPSLEAYDAAQKTKTKNQMRYGRYGTPTTFALQDAIAELESGYACFAVASGAAAVLSVLMAFTKAGDHVLCTDSAYGPTRQACNTILKRYGVETTYYDPAIGAAIADLIRPNTTLCMMESPGSVTFEVQDVPAIAAACKARGVATAIDNTWATPLYFRPLEHGVDVSIMAATKYIVGHSDVMMGVLSVRTQAIYDAVRPTVDTLAAPSGPDDQYLAMRGLRTMALRLKQHHQTGLTLARWFQAQPEVTRVMHPALPGDPSHALWQRDFSGASGLFGFVMKPVARKALAALIDDLELFGLGASWGGFESLILPQDVRAGRTATPWTDPGQIVRIHAGLEAPEDLIADLERGFARMRKAVSAG encoded by the coding sequence ATGAAATCCGACACGAAGGTGACGACCCTTGGACGCGATCCCGAGGCCAATTTCGGCGTCGTCAATCCGCCCGTCTATCATGCCTCGACCATCCTGTTTCCGAGCCTCGAAGCCTACGACGCAGCGCAGAAGACCAAAACCAAGAACCAGATGCGGTATGGCCGCTACGGCACGCCTACGACCTTTGCGCTGCAAGATGCGATCGCCGAACTCGAGAGCGGCTATGCGTGTTTTGCTGTCGCTTCCGGGGCGGCAGCGGTTCTGTCGGTCTTGATGGCCTTCACGAAGGCGGGCGACCATGTGCTATGCACGGATAGCGCCTACGGCCCCACGCGCCAAGCCTGCAATACGATACTCAAGCGCTACGGCGTCGAGACGACCTACTACGATCCGGCGATCGGTGCCGCTATTGCCGATCTCATCCGCCCCAACACAACACTGTGCATGATGGAATCGCCAGGCTCGGTGACGTTCGAAGTGCAGGATGTGCCGGCTATCGCCGCGGCATGCAAAGCACGCGGCGTTGCGACCGCCATCGACAATACCTGGGCAACGCCGCTCTATTTCCGCCCGCTCGAGCACGGCGTGGACGTCTCGATCATGGCGGCGACAAAATACATCGTCGGCCATTCAGACGTGATGATGGGCGTGCTCAGCGTGCGCACGCAGGCGATCTACGACGCCGTGCGCCCGACGGTCGACACGCTGGCCGCACCGAGCGGGCCGGACGACCAGTACCTCGCCATGCGGGGCTTGCGCACCATGGCGCTACGCTTGAAGCAGCACCACCAGACCGGGCTTACTCTCGCGCGCTGGTTCCAGGCGCAACCGGAAGTCACGCGCGTGATGCACCCCGCCCTGCCCGGCGATCCGTCGCATGCGCTGTGGCAGCGCGATTTTTCGGGTGCGAGCGGCCTGTTCGGCTTCGTCATGAAACCCGTCGCGCGAAAAGCGCTTGCCGCCCTCATCGACGACCTCGAGTTGTTCGGCCTCGGCGCTTCGTGGGGCGGCTTCGAGAGCCTTATCCTGCCGCAGGACGTCCGCGCCGGTCGCACGGCAACGCCGTGGACGGATCCAGGACAGATCGTGCGCATCCATGCCGGCCTCGAAGCGCCCGAAGATCTGATCGCCGATCTCGAGCGCGGCTTTGCGCGCATGCGCAAGGCCGTCTCGGCGGGCTAG
- the hisI gene encoding phosphoribosyl-AMP cyclohydrolase — MDNAVESLLAEIAFDGQGLVVAIAQQHDTGEILMVAYMNRDAVRETLATGAVCYWSRSRMRLWRKGESSGQRQRLVEFRVDCDGDAVLVRVDQTGVACHTGRRDCFFRVVRDGKWVVDKPVLVDPDKLYGG; from the coding sequence ATGGACAACGCCGTCGAATCGCTGCTGGCCGAGATCGCCTTCGACGGCCAAGGCCTCGTTGTAGCGATCGCCCAGCAGCACGATACGGGCGAAATCCTGATGGTCGCCTATATGAATCGCGATGCCGTGCGCGAGACGCTTGCGACCGGCGCCGTGTGCTATTGGTCGCGCAGCCGCATGCGACTTTGGCGCAAGGGCGAAAGCTCGGGCCAGCGCCAGCGTTTGGTCGAATTTCGCGTCGATTGCGACGGCGACGCGGTGCTCGTGCGCGTCGACCAGACAGGCGTTGCCTGCCACACCGGCCGGCGCGATTGCTTCTTCCGCGTCGTCCGCGACGGCAAATGGGTCGTCGACAAACCGGTTCTGGTCGATCCGGACAAACTCTATGGCGGCTAA
- a CDS encoding amino acid ABC transporter substrate-binding protein encodes MKTKALLFASAFVAVAASLPAMAQQTATSPTLDAIKARGFLQCGANGNVAGFGLPNAQGVWTGLDVDVCRGIAAAVFGDATKVRYTALTAQQRFTALQSGEVDVLVRNTTWTLSRDTSLGLEFTGVNFYDGQGFMVKKSLNVKSAKELNGATICVQPGTTTELNLADYFRANNIRFTPVVIEREEENVSAYLAGRCDAYTTDISGLASVRASRTPVPGDHVILPEVISKEPLGPSVRHGDARWGDIVRWVHYAMLEAEESGITSANVDSLMTSTNPNIQRVLGVTGGMGAMLGLDNRWAYNIIKQVGNYGESFTRNITPLGIERGVNNLWTKGGLMYSPPIR; translated from the coding sequence ATGAAAACCAAAGCTCTTCTTTTTGCTTCGGCGTTCGTCGCCGTCGCCGCGTCGCTGCCCGCCATGGCGCAGCAGACGGCCACCTCGCCCACGCTCGACGCCATCAAGGCACGTGGCTTCCTGCAGTGCGGTGCGAACGGCAACGTGGCCGGCTTCGGCCTGCCGAACGCGCAAGGCGTGTGGACCGGTCTCGACGTCGATGTCTGCCGCGGCATCGCCGCAGCGGTCTTCGGCGACGCGACCAAGGTGCGCTATACGGCGCTCACCGCGCAGCAGCGCTTCACGGCCCTGCAGTCGGGTGAAGTCGATGTGCTCGTGCGCAACACGACCTGGACGCTGTCGCGCGACACCTCGCTCGGCCTCGAATTCACGGGCGTCAATTTCTACGACGGCCAGGGCTTCATGGTGAAGAAGTCGCTGAACGTGAAGAGCGCCAAGGAACTCAACGGTGCCACGATCTGCGTGCAGCCGGGCACGACGACCGAGCTCAACCTCGCCGACTATTTCCGCGCCAACAACATCCGCTTCACGCCCGTCGTCATCGAGCGCGAAGAAGAGAACGTTTCCGCGTATCTCGCGGGCCGTTGCGACGCCTACACGACCGATATCTCGGGCCTCGCTTCGGTGCGCGCCTCGCGCACGCCCGTGCCGGGCGACCACGTGATCCTGCCGGAAGTGATCTCGAAGGAGCCGCTCGGACCGTCGGTTCGCCACGGCGACGCGCGTTGGGGCGATATCGTGCGCTGGGTCCACTACGCGATGCTTGAAGCCGAAGAGTCGGGCATCACCTCGGCCAATGTCGACTCGCTGATGACGTCGACCAACCCGAACATCCAGCGCGTGCTGGGCGTCACGGGCGGCATGGGTGCAATGCTCGGCCTCGACAATCGCTGGGCCTACAACATCATCAAGCAGGTAGGCAATTACGGCGAGAGCTTCACGCGCAACATCACCCCGCTCGGCATCGAGCGCGGCGTGAACAACCTGTGGACCAAGGGCGGCCTGATGTACAGCCCGCCGATCCGCTAA
- a CDS encoding calcium-binding protein yields MSSTVATTTAARAVTYSSLTTQTGTASADTVVFSASIGGGRFDALAGLDSVRLATANNSFTISNAETILGGGGADTVTLGVAQTLGYIDLGLGNDRLILANSASSGTGGTAATGGNVLTVVNVETIIGGTGADTVTLAGAQLGGLIDLGAGNDRLVLGTFTNTVTVTNVETLIGASGNDNITLGTVITTGNIDLLGGTDRLVLANGGNTITVANIETVIGGTGVDNVTFAAAQSLGLVDLGGGADTLTLSALGTSITILNVETLVASSGADTITLAQSIMNAEMDLSSGNDRLILGNFTNTATLYNIETILGGTGNDSITLGSAAASGGVLIDLGAGNDRLRLADGVNIVSVVNVETITGGLLSDTVTLGSPFTTGTIDLGGDNDRLVLSNSTNSFVAANIETLTGGTGSDIVTLNGAQTLGELYDLGGGNDRITFAATGNNTLSISNVETITGRAGDDTVTLGNGQTKGIIDLGSGNDQLILGSGFNTLTLLNVETLVATSGTDTITYGAALNGSTVDLSDGNDRLILGNFANTVTVLNIETVVGGTANDTVALGAAFTNGEHFTLGLGNDRLVLGNLGNTISVSGVETVVGGTGDDTVTLGTAITAGSVDLGVGNDNLILGDSANTVTVFNIETITGGTGNDNVTLGESYIGGESFDLAGGNDKLTLANTNNSITVTSIETVNGQAGDDTVTLGGSQTGGVVDLGSGTDTLNLSLGDNTLTVIGVESLVASEGADTITLGDAIASGTVDLLAGYDRLILGNFSNTATVYNIETVIGGTGADTVTLGQAYIGGELFNLGAGSDHLQLGDSGNTITVGNVESLVGGVGDDTVSLASVVTSGSIDLGDGNDQLILGDSANTVTIVNVETITGGIGNDNVTLGTAFANGELFDLGVGNDRLTLAAGGNTVSVLNIETVIGGSGDDTVTLGSVVTTGSIDLGSGNDQLILSEGNNSIAISNVETLIASSSNDTISFSSAVVNGVVDLLDGNDKLILGNFTNTLTIYNIETLVGGTGRDDVTLGAAYTGGETFNLGLGNDRIVLDNAGNRVTLINIETVVGGSGDDTVTLGTAVVSGTYDLGGGNDQLILGNFANTFTATNIEGIVGGTAADNITLGNSYSSGETFDLGAGSDRLTLAAGGNSITATNIETVVGGTGDDSVTLAVARTAGLVDLAGGNDQVSLGSGNNTLTIANAETVIGNSGNDTVTLSSGVTAGSYDLGDGSDRLVLGNFANTLTISNIETLVGGAGNDTVTLGAAYTGGETFNLGGGTDRLILSDLGNNVTIVNIEAIVGGNGDDTITLGTTITSGTIDLGNGNDQLILGAFSNGLTILNVETLTGGAGADTVTLGSAYSSGEVIDLAGGADRLTLAAGGNSITATNIETVVGGSGDDTVTLGSARTSGLVDLVGGSDTLILANANNTLTIANVETITANAGNDTITLSTGITNGTVDLAGGNDRLTLGNFTNTLTVINIETLVGGTGTDDVTLGASYTAGETFNLGAGNDRLALADTGNSVTLVNIETIVGGLAADTVTLGNAITSGTIDLGDGTDTLVLGNFSNTLTIINVEVLTGGASGDNVTLGTAYTAGETIDLANGADRLTLAAGGNTITIVNVETIIGGSGDDTVTLGTVRTTGTVDLGAGSDNLILFNGNNTITLANVETVTANAGNDTIAFATQLTDGTIDLAAGTDRLALGNFANTVTVVNIETVIGGTGTDTVWLGAAFTAGETFNLGSGNDRLILGDLGNTISVANIETVIGGIGADTVTLGTGVTSGTIDLGDGSDRLVLGNFANRLTIVNVEAIVGGANADTISLGAALIAGETIDLGAGSDRLTLADGGNTVTVTNVETIVGGSGDDTVTMGTARVSGTIDLGAGNDNLVLFNGNNTLTIVNVETITAAAGNDTIALGAGITNGTIDLAGGSDRLVLGNFTNTVTVINVETVIGGTGADDVTFGASFTGGETFNLGTGNDRLTLADTGNTVTLTNIETIIGGLGADTVTLGSTITSGTIDLGGGADRLTLGNFANTLTLINVEVLIGGTNADNITLGTTYTLGETIDLANGSDRLTLADGGNSITVINIETIVGGSGDDTVSLGSARTSGLVNLGAGNDQLVLFNGANTISISNVETLTGLAGDDSIVLSTAITAGLVDLGAGNDRLALGNFTNTLTVTNVETLVGGTGSDNVTLGAAFTGGQTFNLGTGNDSLTLFNGANTVTLTNIETIVGDSGADTVTLGSAVSNGTVDLGDGNDRLTLASAANTVTVSNVETITSGAGNDTIVVTGGVGVRISSGAGNDTITGGDGNDVLNGEGGSDRMTGGAGSDTFLLSAGADTIVDYASGDRINLLIYPSFATITDVTNAASDVGGNLVIDLGSGNSVTILGQSVAALGTMDSDGAFVYF; encoded by the coding sequence ATGTCGTCTACAGTAGCCACGACGACGGCAGCGCGGGCAGTTACCTACTCGAGCTTGACGACCCAAACCGGCACGGCAAGTGCCGACACGGTCGTATTCAGTGCCTCGATTGGCGGCGGGCGTTTCGACGCGCTGGCTGGCCTCGATTCCGTGCGCCTTGCGACGGCCAACAACTCCTTCACGATCTCCAACGCCGAAACGATTCTGGGCGGCGGCGGTGCGGATACCGTAACGCTCGGAGTTGCGCAAACGCTCGGTTATATCGATCTGGGCCTCGGCAATGACCGGTTGATCCTTGCGAACAGCGCTTCGAGCGGCACCGGCGGCACGGCCGCGACCGGCGGCAACGTTCTGACTGTCGTCAATGTCGAAACGATCATCGGCGGTACAGGGGCCGATACAGTCACGCTGGCGGGCGCGCAACTCGGCGGCCTCATCGATCTGGGGGCGGGCAACGACCGGCTGGTGCTCGGCACCTTCACGAACACGGTTACGGTCACGAACGTCGAGACGTTGATCGGCGCTTCCGGCAACGACAACATCACGCTCGGCACGGTCATCACGACCGGCAACATCGATCTTTTGGGCGGCACGGACCGGCTGGTCCTCGCCAATGGCGGCAACACCATCACGGTTGCCAACATCGAAACGGTGATCGGCGGCACGGGCGTCGATAACGTGACGTTCGCGGCAGCCCAGTCGCTGGGGCTCGTCGATCTCGGCGGCGGTGCGGACACGCTGACGCTGTCGGCTCTGGGCACGAGCATCACGATCCTCAATGTCGAAACGCTGGTCGCGAGTTCCGGTGCCGACACGATCACGCTTGCTCAGTCGATCATGAACGCCGAAATGGATCTCTCGAGCGGCAACGACCGCCTGATCCTGGGCAACTTCACGAACACGGCCACGCTCTACAACATCGAGACGATTCTCGGCGGCACAGGCAACGACAGCATCACGCTGGGCTCGGCTGCTGCGTCTGGCGGCGTGCTGATCGATCTTGGTGCGGGCAACGACCGCCTGCGTCTGGCCGACGGCGTCAATATCGTCTCGGTCGTAAATGTCGAGACGATTACGGGCGGCCTGCTGTCGGACACGGTCACGCTGGGCTCGCCCTTCACGACCGGTACCATCGATCTGGGCGGCGACAACGACCGGCTGGTGCTGAGCAACTCCACAAACAGCTTTGTCGCGGCCAACATCGAGACGTTGACCGGCGGTACCGGCTCCGACATCGTGACTCTCAACGGCGCGCAGACTCTGGGCGAGCTTTACGACCTCGGCGGCGGCAACGACCGTATCACCTTCGCCGCCACGGGCAACAATACGCTCAGTATCTCCAATGTCGAAACCATCACGGGCCGGGCCGGCGACGACACGGTCACGCTCGGCAACGGCCAGACCAAGGGCATCATCGATCTCGGTTCGGGCAACGACCAGCTGATCCTGGGATCGGGCTTCAATACGCTGACGCTGCTGAATGTCGAGACGTTGGTCGCGACGTCCGGCACGGACACGATCACCTACGGCGCAGCACTCAACGGTTCGACGGTCGATCTTTCGGACGGCAACGACCGCCTGATCCTCGGCAATTTCGCCAATACGGTGACGGTCCTCAACATCGAGACGGTCGTGGGCGGTACGGCCAACGACACGGTCGCACTCGGTGCCGCCTTCACAAACGGCGAACATTTCACGCTCGGCCTCGGCAACGATCGCCTCGTGCTGGGCAATCTCGGCAATACGATTTCGGTCTCGGGCGTCGAGACCGTGGTCGGCGGCACCGGCGACGATACGGTCACACTCGGCACGGCCATCACGGCTGGCTCCGTAGATCTTGGCGTGGGCAACGACAATCTTATCCTCGGCGATTCCGCCAATACCGTGACGGTCTTCAATATCGAGACGATCACGGGCGGAACCGGCAACGATAACGTGACGCTCGGCGAATCCTACATTGGCGGCGAATCGTTCGATCTCGCCGGCGGCAACGACAAGCTCACGCTCGCCAACACGAACAACTCGATCACCGTCACCAGCATCGAAACGGTGAACGGCCAGGCCGGCGACGATACCGTCACGCTCGGCGGCTCGCAGACCGGCGGTGTGGTCGATCTTGGCTCGGGCACCGACACGCTCAATCTTTCGCTCGGCGATAATACCCTTACCGTCATCGGCGTCGAATCGCTGGTCGCTTCCGAAGGTGCGGATACGATCACGCTCGGCGACGCGATCGCCTCGGGCACGGTCGATCTGCTTGCCGGCTACGACCGCCTGATCTTGGGCAACTTTTCGAACACCGCCACCGTCTACAATATCGAGACGGTAATCGGCGGCACGGGGGCGGACACGGTCACGCTCGGCCAGGCCTATATTGGCGGCGAGCTTTTCAATCTTGGGGCCGGCAGCGACCATCTCCAACTCGGCGACAGCGGCAACACGATCACGGTCGGCAACGTCGAATCGCTGGTCGGCGGCGTCGGCGACGATACGGTTTCGCTCGCCTCGGTCGTCACGTCGGGTTCGATCGATCTGGGCGACGGCAACGACCAGCTCATTCTCGGCGATTCCGCGAATACGGTCACGATCGTCAATGTCGAGACGATCACCGGCGGCATCGGCAACGACAACGTCACGCTCGGCACGGCGTTTGCGAACGGCGAGCTGTTCGATCTCGGCGTCGGCAACGACCGTCTCACGCTGGCGGCCGGCGGCAACACGGTTTCGGTGCTGAACATCGAGACGGTCATCGGCGGCAGCGGCGACGACACGGTCACCTTGGGTTCGGTCGTGACGACCGGCTCGATCGATCTGGGTTCGGGCAACGACCAGCTGATCCTGTCCGAAGGCAACAATTCGATCGCCATCAGCAACGTCGAAACGCTGATCGCGTCCTCGAGCAACGACACGATTTCCTTCTCCTCGGCGGTCGTCAACGGCGTGGTCGATCTGCTCGACGGCAACGACAAGCTCATTCTCGGCAATTTCACGAATACGCTGACGATCTACAATATCGAGACGCTGGTTGGCGGAACGGGCAGGGACGACGTCACGCTCGGCGCTGCCTATACAGGCGGCGAGACGTTCAATCTCGGCCTCGGCAACGACCGTATCGTGCTCGACAATGCCGGCAACCGCGTGACGCTGATCAACATCGAGACCGTCGTCGGCGGATCGGGCGACGACACGGTGACGCTCGGAACCGCGGTCGTCTCCGGCACCTACGATCTGGGCGGCGGCAACGACCAGCTCATTCTCGGCAACTTCGCCAATACCTTCACGGCCACGAACATCGAAGGCATTGTCGGCGGCACGGCTGCCGACAACATCACGCTCGGCAACAGCTACAGCAGCGGCGAAACCTTCGACCTCGGTGCGGGCAGCGACCGTTTGACCCTGGCGGCCGGCGGCAATTCGATCACGGCCACGAACATCGAAACCGTCGTCGGCGGTACCGGCGACGACAGTGTCACGCTCGCAGTGGCGCGGACCGCGGGCCTCGTCGATCTTGCCGGCGGCAACGACCAGGTCTCGCTCGGCTCGGGCAACAACACGCTGACCATCGCCAACGCCGAAACGGTTATCGGCAACAGCGGCAACGACACGGTTACGCTGTCGAGTGGGGTGACGGCCGGCTCCTACGATCTGGGCGACGGCTCCGACCGGCTTGTGCTCGGCAATTTCGCGAACACGCTGACGATCTCAAATATCGAGACCCTCGTCGGTGGTGCCGGCAACGACACGGTCACGCTGGGTGCCGCCTATACGGGCGGCGAGACCTTCAATTTGGGCGGCGGCACCGACCGCTTGATCCTGTCCGACCTTGGAAACAACGTCACGATCGTCAATATCGAAGCGATCGTCGGCGGCAACGGCGACGACACGATCACGCTTGGCACGACGATCACGTCCGGCACCATCGATCTCGGCAACGGCAACGACCAGCTCATTCTCGGCGCCTTCTCGAACGGCCTTACGATCCTCAACGTCGAAACGCTGACCGGCGGCGCCGGTGCCGACACGGTAACGCTCGGCTCGGCCTACAGCTCGGGCGAGGTCATCGATCTTGCCGGCGGCGCCGACCGTCTCACGCTGGCGGCCGGCGGCAATTCCATCACGGCCACGAACATCGAAACGGTCGTTGGCGGTTCGGGCGACGACACCGTGACGCTTGGCAGTGCGCGCACAAGCGGCCTGGTGGATCTGGTCGGCGGCAGCGACACGCTGATCCTCGCCAATGCCAACAACACGCTCACGATCGCGAATGTCGAGACGATTACCGCCAATGCCGGCAACGACACGATCACGCTGTCGACCGGCATTACCAACGGCACGGTCGATCTGGCGGGCGGCAACGACCGTCTGACGCTGGGCAATTTCACGAATACGCTGACCGTCATCAACATCGAAACGCTGGTCGGCGGCACGGGCACCGACGACGTCACGCTTGGCGCCTCCTACACGGCGGGCGAGACCTTCAATCTCGGAGCCGGCAACGACCGTCTGGCGCTGGCCGATACCGGCAACAGCGTGACGCTCGTGAATATCGAGACGATCGTCGGCGGGCTTGCGGCCGACACGGTCACGCTCGGCAATGCGATCACGAGCGGCACTATCGATCTGGGCGACGGCACCGACACGCTGGTGCTCGGCAATTTCTCGAACACGCTGACAATCATCAATGTCGAGGTGCTGACGGGCGGGGCCAGCGGCGACAACGTGACCCTCGGCACGGCCTACACGGCCGGCGAGACGATCGATTTGGCCAACGGTGCGGACCGTCTCACGCTCGCGGCCGGCGGCAACACGATCACGATCGTCAACGTCGAAACCATCATCGGCGGCTCGGGCGACGACACGGTCACGCTCGGCACCGTGCGCACGACCGGCACGGTCGATCTGGGCGCGGGCAGCGACAATCTCATCCTGTTCAACGGCAACAATACGATCACGCTCGCCAACGTCGAAACCGTGACGGCGAATGCTGGCAACGACACGATCGCGTTTGCGACGCAGCTCACCGACGGCACGATCGATCTGGCGGCCGGAACCGACCGTCTTGCGCTCGGCAACTTCGCCAATACCGTCACGGTCGTGAACATCGAGACGGTGATCGGCGGCACGGGCACCGACACCGTGTGGCTTGGCGCCGCCTTCACGGCCGGCGAGACCTTCAATCTCGGAAGCGGGAACGACCGTCTGATCCTCGGCGATTTGGGCAATACGATCTCGGTCGCGAACATCGAAACCGTGATCGGCGGCATCGGGGCCGACACGGTGACGCTTGGAACCGGCGTCACGAGCGGCACGATCGACCTGGGCGACGGCAGCGACCGTCTGGTTCTCGGCAATTTCGCGAACCGCCTCACGATCGTGAATGTTGAGGCGATCGTCGGCGGTGCCAATGCCGACACGATTTCTCTTGGCGCTGCTCTGATCGCGGGCGAGACGATCGATCTGGGCGCCGGGTCGGATCGCCTGACGCTCGCCGACGGCGGCAACACGGTTACGGTCACGAACGTCGAGACGATCGTCGGCGGCTCGGGCGACGACACGGTCACGATGGGCACGGCGCGTGTGAGCGGCACCATCGATCTGGGGGCCGGCAACGACAATCTCGTACTGTTCAACGGCAACAACACGCTCACCATCGTCAATGTCGAGACGATCACGGCGGCCGCGGGCAACGATACGATTGCGCTGGGTGCCGGCATCACCAACGGCACCATCGATCTGGCCGGCGGCAGCGACCGCCTGGTGCTCGGCAATTTCACGAACACCGTCACGGTCATCAACGTCGAAACCGTCATCGGCGGCACGGGTGCCGACGACGTGACGTTCGGCGCCTCGTTCACGGGCGGCGAGACCTTCAATCTGGGTACTGGCAACGACCGTCTGACGCTTGCCGACACCGGCAACACGGTGACGCTAACCAACATCGAAACGATCATCGGCGGCCTCGGCGCCGATACGGTCACGCTCGGCTCGACGATCACGTCGGGTACCATCGATCTGGGCGGCGGTGCCGACCGCCTGACCCTGGGCAACTTCGCCAATACGCTGACCCTCATCAACGTCGAAGTGCTGATCGGCGGCACCAATGCCGACAACATTACGCTCGGCACTACCTACACGCTCGGCGAGACGATCGACCTTGCCAACGGCAGCGACCGTCTGACGCTGGCCGACGGCGGCAATTCGATCACCGTGATCAACATCGAAACCATCGTCGGCGGATCCGGCGACGATACGGTGTCGCTCGGCAGCGCGCGCACGAGCGGGCTCGTCAATCTCGGTGCCGGCAACGACCAGCTGGTCCTGTTCAACGGCGCCAACACGATCTCGATTTCGAACGTCGAGACGCTGACCGGCCTTGCCGGCGACGACTCGATCGTGCTGTCGACCGCAATCACGGCGGGCCTCGTTGATCTGGGGGCCGGCAACGACCGCCTGGCGCTCGGCAACTTCACCAACACGCTGACCGTGACGAACGTCGAAACCCTTGTGGGCGGTACCGGCAGCGACAACGTAACGCTGGGTGCTGCCTTTACCGGCGGCCAAACCTTCAATCTGGGCACGGGCAACGACAGCCTGACCCTGTTCAACGGCGCCAACACGGTCACGCTCACCAATATCGAGACCATCGTCGGCGATTCCGGCGCCGATACCGTGACGCTCGGCAGCGCCGTTTCGAACGGCACGGTCGATTTGGGCGACGGCAACGACCGGCTCACGCTTGCAAGTGCCGCCAACACCGTGACGGTTTCCAACGTCGAAACGATCACGTCGGGTGCCGGCAACGACACCATCGTCGTGACCGGCGGCGTCGGCGTGCGCATCAGCAGCGGGGCCGGCAACGACACGATTACGGGCGGCGACGGCAACGACGTGCTGAACGGCGAGGGCGGCAGCGACCGCATGACCGGCGGTGCGGGCAGCGACACGTTCCTGCTGTCTGCGGGTGCTGACACGATCGTCGATTACGCATCCGGCGACAGGATCAATCTTCTGATCTATCCGAGTTTCGCGACGATCACCGACGTGACGAATGCCGCGAGCGACGTCGGCGGAAACCTTGTGATCGATCTGGGCAGCGGCAATTCGGTTACAATTCTGGGGCAGTCGGTCGCAGCCCTTGGGACCATGGATTCGGACGGCGCCTTCGTCTACTTCTGA
- a CDS encoding LysR family transcriptional regulator, whose protein sequence is MAAKPSTAARKPTNNAPRLRILLGEAIAVGPGKADLLAAIAAEGSISAAARTMGMSYRRAWLLVDELNRVFVGPVVVSETGGRRGGGAVLTALGQDILRRYRAMEQRAAASVADDIRAFRALLHEKANF, encoded by the coding sequence ATGGCGGCTAAACCCAGCACCGCCGCCCGCAAGCCGACCAACAACGCCCCGCGCTTGCGCATCCTCCTGGGCGAAGCGATCGCGGTCGGCCCCGGTAAGGCCGATCTGCTCGCCGCGATTGCGGCCGAAGGGTCGATTTCGGCGGCCGCACGCACGATGGGCATGAGCTATCGCCGCGCCTGGCTGCTGGTCGACGAGCTCAATCGCGTCTTTGTCGGTCCCGTGGTGGTCAGCGAAACCGGCGGGCGCCGCGGCGGCGGTGCTGTTCTGACGGCCCTCGGACAAGATATCCTCAGGCGCTATCGCGCAATGGAGCAGCGTGCCGCCGCCAGCGTTGCTGACGATATTCGCGCATTTCGCGCCTTGCTTCATGAAAAAGCCAATTTTTAA